A region from the Streptomyces sp. 3214.6 genome encodes:
- a CDS encoding ATP-binding protein, translating to MTTTAPSDTAPYAAPVRQIVPPEDRYATELAFLAAYDDGPRPPAWRLTPRAVVTFVMGSDGRALKLPDGVDAPDGVPRRLAVEGKFVGDRALVERCVVTLAGERGLLLVGEPGTAKSMLSELLSTAVCGTSGLVVQGTAGTTEDQLKYGWNYALLLAQGPSRQALVPSPVLTAMSRGAIARVEEVTRCLPEVQDSLVSLLSERRIAVPELAGSDDALAHAAPGFNLIATANLRDKGVSEMSAALKRRFNFETVGPIPDLDAETALVRSQARASVERAGAPFQVDDAVLEALVTAFRDLREGRSAEGWEVERPSTVMSTAEAVSVAGALALAAAYFPGDRDVLGLLPGHLLGVVRKDDPADAARLRGYWDGPVRRRAEQGSATWRTLWDLRTVLEG from the coding sequence ATGACCACCACCGCCCCGTCCGACACCGCCCCCTACGCCGCCCCCGTCCGCCAGATCGTCCCGCCCGAGGACCGGTACGCCACCGAGCTGGCCTTCCTCGCCGCGTACGACGACGGGCCGCGCCCGCCCGCCTGGCGGCTCACCCCGCGTGCCGTCGTCACGTTCGTCATGGGCAGCGACGGCCGCGCCCTGAAGCTGCCCGACGGCGTCGACGCCCCCGACGGGGTGCCGCGCCGCTTGGCGGTGGAGGGCAAGTTCGTCGGCGACCGGGCGCTGGTGGAGCGGTGCGTGGTCACGCTGGCCGGGGAGCGCGGGCTGCTGCTCGTCGGCGAGCCCGGTACCGCCAAGTCGATGCTGTCGGAACTGCTGTCCACGGCCGTGTGCGGCACCAGCGGCCTGGTCGTGCAGGGCACGGCGGGCACGACCGAGGACCAGCTCAAGTACGGCTGGAACTACGCCCTGTTGCTCGCGCAGGGGCCGAGCCGGCAGGCGCTGGTGCCCTCGCCGGTGCTGACCGCCATGTCCCGGGGCGCCATCGCCCGGGTCGAGGAGGTCACCCGCTGTCTGCCCGAGGTGCAGGACTCGCTGGTCTCGCTGCTGTCGGAGCGGCGCATCGCCGTACCCGAACTGGCGGGCAGCGACGACGCGTTGGCGCATGCCGCGCCGGGCTTCAACCTGATCGCCACGGCCAACCTGCGCGACAAGGGTGTCTCGGAGATGTCCGCGGCCCTCAAGCGCCGCTTCAACTTCGAGACGGTCGGCCCGATTCCGGACCTCGACGCGGAGACCGCGCTGGTGCGCAGCCAGGCGCGGGCGTCGGTGGAGCGGGCCGGGGCGCCCTTCCAGGTCGACGACGCCGTGCTGGAGGCTCTGGTCACCGCCTTCCGCGATCTGCGGGAGGGCCGGTCGGCGGAGGGCTGGGAGGTGGAGCGGCCGTCCACGGTGATGAGCACCGCGGAGGCCGTGTCCGTCGCGGGCGCGCTGGCGCTCGCGGCGGCGTACTTCCCCGGGGACCGTGACGTGCTGGGCCTGCTGCCGGGTCATCTGCTCGGCGTCGTCCGCAAGGACGACCCCGCCGACGCGGCCCGGCTGCGCGGCTACTGGGACGGTCCCGTCCGTCGCCGCGCGGAACAGGGCTCGGCCACCTGGCGCACCCTGTGGGATCTGCGCACGGTCCTGGAGGGCTGA
- a CDS encoding Lrp/AsnC family transcriptional regulator produces MAVDELDTRILRLLLEQPRTSVREYARLLGVARGTLQARLDRLERDGVITGTGPSLSPAALGHPVLAFVHIEVTQGHLDEVGEALAAVPEIVEAFSITGGGDLVTRVVARDNEHLEDVIQKLISVPGVVRTRTEVALRERVPHRLLPLVESIGRAAAK; encoded by the coding sequence ATGGCCGTGGACGAGTTGGACACCCGCATCCTGCGGCTGCTGCTGGAACAGCCGCGCACCAGCGTGCGGGAGTACGCCCGGCTCCTCGGCGTCGCGCGCGGCACCCTCCAGGCCCGCCTCGACCGGCTGGAGCGGGACGGCGTGATCACCGGCACGGGTCCGTCCCTCTCCCCCGCCGCGCTGGGCCACCCGGTGCTCGCGTTCGTGCACATCGAGGTCACCCAGGGCCATCTGGACGAGGTGGGCGAGGCGCTGGCCGCCGTACCGGAGATCGTCGAGGCGTTCTCCATCACCGGCGGCGGCGACCTTGTGACGCGGGTCGTGGCGCGTGACAACGAGCATCTGGAGGACGTGATCCAGAAGCTCATCAGCGTGCCCGGCGTGGTCCGCACCCGCACCGAGGTGGCACTGCGCGAACGGGTGCCGCACCGGCTGCTGCCGCTGGTGGAGTCGATCGGGCGCGCTGCCGCGAAGTAG
- a CDS encoding MFS transporter — protein sequence MPELPPNTTLKPVSPTAPRTTGTAGSAPRVAAASLVGTTIEYYDFTVYGTASALVLGPAFFPSGNATLSSLAAFLTFAAAFLSRPLGVVLFGTIGDRLGRRQALVISLLMMGVATVGVGLLPTYDTAGLLAPVLLVALRLLQGVSMGGEWGGAVLLAAEHAPPGRRALYASIPQAGPSLGFLLSTAVILPTMNIVGMDGFTDWAWRIPFLLSTVLVVVGLWVRTTVSESPVFTTTARAPESKAAPRFPLGTILRQYPGRLLLGTGAAIGGSAVYYLTIVYSLSYGPQELGIPRNTMLTAASIGAAAGIAVTLPVARLSDRIGRRPLMLAGAVGCVVWAVPMYASLSSRNGLVITGAYTVGLMFLALMFSPVAAFLPELFPARMRYTGASAAFILANTFGGGFAPSVATWLNSHWGSPLVLGFYTGGLCLVSLLCLLALPETRDHEFDV from the coding sequence ATGCCTGAATTACCGCCCAATACCACCCTCAAGCCCGTTTCCCCGACGGCGCCGCGAACCACCGGGACCGCGGGATCCGCGCCACGGGTCGCCGCCGCGAGCCTGGTCGGCACGACCATCGAGTACTACGACTTCACGGTGTACGGGACCGCCTCCGCACTCGTCCTCGGTCCTGCCTTCTTCCCCTCCGGCAACGCGACCCTCTCCTCCCTGGCCGCCTTCCTCACCTTCGCCGCGGCCTTCCTCTCCCGCCCCCTCGGCGTCGTCCTGTTCGGCACGATCGGCGACCGGCTCGGCAGAAGACAGGCCCTGGTCATCTCGCTGCTGATGATGGGCGTGGCGACGGTCGGCGTCGGGCTGCTGCCCACGTACGACACCGCCGGACTCCTCGCCCCCGTCCTGCTGGTGGCACTGCGTCTGCTCCAGGGCGTCAGCATGGGCGGCGAGTGGGGCGGGGCGGTACTGCTCGCCGCCGAACACGCGCCGCCCGGCCGCCGCGCGCTGTACGCGTCCATTCCGCAGGCCGGCCCCTCGCTCGGCTTCCTGCTCTCCACCGCTGTCATCCTGCCGACCATGAACATCGTGGGCATGGACGGCTTCACCGACTGGGCCTGGCGCATCCCGTTCCTGCTCAGCACCGTCCTGGTCGTGGTCGGCCTGTGGGTGCGCACGACGGTCTCCGAGTCCCCGGTCTTCACGACCACGGCACGGGCACCGGAGTCGAAAGCGGCGCCCCGATTCCCACTGGGCACGATCCTCAGGCAGTACCCCGGCCGGCTGCTGCTCGGCACCGGCGCGGCGATCGGCGGCTCGGCCGTGTACTACCTGACGATCGTCTACAGCCTCTCCTACGGCCCGCAGGAACTCGGCATCCCCCGGAACACGATGCTCACTGCCGCGAGCATCGGCGCGGCGGCCGGAATCGCCGTCACCCTTCCGGTGGCGAGGCTGTCCGACCGGATCGGCCGCCGCCCGCTGATGTTGGCCGGAGCCGTCGGCTGCGTGGTGTGGGCCGTCCCCATGTACGCCTCGCTGAGCTCACGCAACGGCCTGGTGATCACCGGCGCCTACACGGTCGGCCTGATGTTCCTCGCCCTGATGTTCTCTCCTGTGGCGGCCTTCCTGCCGGAACTGTTCCCGGCCCGGATGCGCTACACCGGCGCCTCCGCCGCCTTCATCCTGGCCAACACCTTCGGCGGCGGTTTCGCCCCGTCGGTCGCCACCTGGCTGAACAGCCACTGGGGGTCGCCGCTCGTCCTCGGGTTCTACACCGGTGGACTCTGTCTGGTGAGCCTCCTGTGCCTGCTGGCCCTGCCGGAGACCCGCGACCACGAGTTCGACGTCTGA
- a CDS encoding beta-L-arabinofuranosidase domain-containing protein produces the protein MAPPLSRRILLQSAMLAAAVPALSATAATRASAAAVPPSAAWSLQPFPLEDVALGPGVFAAKRQLMLDHARGYDVNRLLQVFRANAGRSTLGAVAPGGWEGLDGEANGNLRGHYTGHFLTMLSQAYASTGEKVFADKIRTAIGALTEVRESLRHDPTVLSVDGRFGTAVENVRGSYRYVELPSGVLGGAAEVTLAAWVKPTHDAGWTRIFDFGNDTTRYLYLAARNASGVPRFAVTTGGAGGEQGINGTAALPLNQWSHLAVTIAAGTGTLYVNGTAVARNTAMSLTPAALGTLAHHWLGRSHYASDPVFAGAFGGFDVWSRALTADEVTQLQSGRTAGDLASYAFDETSASTFADASGHGLTATLRRTWGGPSHPGFLAAYPETQFIQLESMTGSDYTKVWAPYYTAHKILRGLLDAYLATDDDRALDLASGMCDWMYSRLSKLPEATLQRMWGIFSSGEFGGIVEAICDLHALSGKAEHLALARLFDLDKLIDACAANTDTLDGLHANQHIPIFTGLVRLYDATGETRYLTAAKNFWTMVVPHRMYGIGGTSTGEFWKARDVIAGTIGATNAETCCAYNLLKLSRTLFFHEQDPAYMDYYERALYNQVLGSKQDTDDAEKPLVTYFIGLTPGHVRDYTPKQGTTCCEGTGMESATKYQDSVYFKAADGSALYVNLYSPSTLTWAEKGVTLAQSTDFAREQGSTLTVRGRTAAFALRLRVPSWATAGFRVTVNGRKVNGTPTPGSYFTVSRTWRDGDVVRVAMPFRLRVERAFDDPSLQTLFYGPFNLVARDSATQYLEFGLYRNAALSGDLLPSLTPVSGKPLHFTLDGTEFAPFFEGTEDPTHAYVRRTEPRVVFGNSDSGVANPAKADGTTLLDEVWAAAPFRGKAALVTRVRTVVDAWMAAGLLTQADGETVVRTARGATVVP, from the coding sequence ATGGCACCGCCTCTCAGCAGACGGATCCTTCTCCAGAGCGCGATGCTCGCGGCGGCCGTCCCCGCACTCTCCGCCACGGCGGCCACCAGAGCCTCCGCGGCCGCCGTCCCGCCGTCGGCCGCCTGGTCCCTGCAGCCCTTCCCGCTCGAGGACGTCGCCCTCGGCCCCGGAGTCTTCGCCGCCAAGCGGCAGTTGATGCTCGACCACGCCCGTGGCTACGACGTGAACCGGCTGCTGCAGGTCTTCCGCGCCAACGCCGGCCGCTCCACGCTCGGCGCGGTCGCCCCCGGCGGCTGGGAGGGCCTGGACGGGGAGGCGAACGGCAACCTGCGCGGCCACTACACCGGGCACTTCCTCACCATGCTGTCCCAGGCGTACGCGAGCACCGGCGAGAAGGTGTTCGCGGACAAGATCCGCACGGCGATCGGCGCGCTGACGGAGGTGCGCGAGTCGCTGCGGCACGACCCCACCGTGCTGAGCGTCGACGGCAGGTTCGGTACGGCCGTGGAGAACGTGCGCGGCTCCTACCGGTACGTCGAGCTGCCGTCCGGCGTCCTCGGCGGCGCCGCGGAGGTCACCCTCGCCGCCTGGGTGAAGCCCACCCATGACGCCGGCTGGACCCGGATCTTCGACTTCGGCAACGACACCACCCGGTATCTCTACCTGGCCGCACGCAACGCGAGCGGCGTGCCCCGGTTCGCCGTCACCACCGGCGGTGCGGGCGGGGAGCAGGGGATCAACGGCACCGCCGCGCTGCCCCTGAACCAGTGGAGCCACCTCGCGGTGACGATCGCCGCGGGCACCGGAACCCTGTACGTCAACGGCACGGCCGTGGCCCGGAACACCGCCATGTCGCTCACCCCGGCCGCCCTCGGCACACTCGCCCACCACTGGCTCGGCCGGTCCCACTACGCGTCCGACCCCGTCTTCGCGGGCGCCTTCGGCGGCTTCGACGTATGGTCGCGGGCGCTGACCGCCGACGAGGTGACGCAGTTGCAGAGCGGCCGGACGGCCGGCGACCTCGCCTCCTACGCGTTCGACGAGACCTCGGCAAGCACGTTCGCGGACGCCTCCGGGCACGGCCTGACCGCCACCCTGCGCCGCACCTGGGGCGGGCCCAGCCATCCGGGCTTTCTCGCGGCCTACCCGGAGACCCAGTTCATCCAGCTGGAGTCGATGACCGGCAGCGACTACACCAAGGTGTGGGCGCCCTACTACACCGCCCACAAGATCCTCAGAGGGCTGCTGGACGCCTACCTCGCCACCGACGACGACCGCGCACTCGACCTGGCCTCCGGGATGTGCGACTGGATGTACTCCCGGCTGTCGAAGCTGCCCGAGGCCACGCTCCAGCGCATGTGGGGCATCTTCTCCAGCGGGGAGTTCGGCGGCATCGTCGAGGCGATCTGCGATCTGCACGCGCTGTCCGGCAAGGCCGAACACCTCGCGCTGGCCCGGCTGTTCGACCTCGACAAGCTCATCGACGCCTGCGCCGCGAACACCGACACGCTCGACGGGCTGCACGCCAACCAGCACATCCCGATCTTCACCGGCCTCGTGCGGCTGTACGACGCGACGGGCGAGACGCGCTACCTCACCGCCGCGAAGAACTTCTGGACCATGGTCGTCCCGCACCGCATGTACGGCATCGGCGGTACCAGCACGGGCGAGTTCTGGAAGGCGCGGGACGTCATCGCGGGGACGATCGGCGCGACGAACGCCGAGACGTGCTGCGCGTACAACCTGCTGAAGCTGAGCCGGACGCTGTTCTTCCACGAGCAGGACCCGGCCTACATGGACTACTACGAGCGGGCCCTGTACAACCAGGTCCTCGGCTCCAAGCAGGACACCGACGACGCGGAGAAGCCGCTGGTCACGTACTTCATCGGGCTCACCCCTGGTCATGTGCGCGACTACACACCCAAGCAGGGCACGACCTGCTGCGAGGGCACCGGCATGGAGAGTGCCACCAAGTACCAGGACTCGGTGTACTTCAAGGCCGCCGACGGCAGCGCGCTCTACGTCAACCTCTACAGTCCGTCCACGCTCACCTGGGCCGAGAAGGGCGTCACTCTCGCGCAGAGCACCGACTTCGCGCGCGAGCAGGGCAGCACGCTGACGGTGCGCGGGCGGACCGCTGCCTTCGCGTTGCGGCTGCGGGTGCCGTCCTGGGCCACGGCCGGGTTCCGGGTGACGGTCAACGGGCGGAAGGTCAACGGGACGCCGACGCCCGGCAGTTACTTCACGGTGTCCCGGACCTGGCGGGACGGGGACGTCGTCCGGGTGGCGATGCCGTTCCGGCTGCGCGTGGAGCGGGCGTTCGACGACCCGTCGCTGCAGACCTTGTTCTACGGCCCGTTCAACCTGGTGGCCCGCGACTCCGCCACGCAGTATCTGGAGTTCGGGCTCTACCGCAACGCGGCCCTCTCCGGGGACCTGCTGCCCTCCCTCACCCCGGTGAGCGGGAAGCCGCTGCACTTCACGCTCGACGGCACCGAGTTCGCCCCCTTCTTCGAGGGCACCGAGGATCCGACGCACGCGTATGTGCGCAGGACCGAGCCCCGGGTGGTGTTCGGGAACAGCGACTCGGGCGTGGCCAACCCGGCGAAGGCGGACGGGACGACCCTGCTCGACGAGGTGTGGGCCGCGGCGCCGTTCCGTGGGAAGGCGGCGCTGGTGACGCGGGTGCGGACCGTGGTGGACGCATGGATGGCCGCCGGGCTGCTCACGCAGGCCGACGGGGAGACGGTGGTGCGTACGGCACGCGGGGCGACCGTCGTGCCGTAG
- a CDS encoding DUF5997 family protein, whose protein sequence is MSSQQSTQTMKPATAAKKLGVYLPATPAEFQEGVISRAELNELQANPPEWLRTLRETGPHPRPVVAAKLGVSIAGLARGGVTEALTTEQIEALKDARPQWLEKERATQAEVRKETVRIKKRDAERDES, encoded by the coding sequence ATGAGTTCGCAGCAGAGCACCCAGACGATGAAGCCCGCCACCGCGGCGAAGAAGCTGGGTGTGTACCTCCCCGCCACGCCCGCCGAGTTCCAGGAGGGCGTCATCTCGCGCGCCGAGCTGAACGAGCTCCAGGCGAACCCGCCCGAGTGGCTGCGGACGCTGCGCGAGACCGGCCCGCACCCCCGTCCGGTGGTCGCGGCCAAGCTGGGCGTCTCCATCGCGGGCCTGGCCCGCGGCGGGGTGACCGAGGCGCTCACCACCGAGCAGATCGAGGCTCTCAAGGACGCCAGGCCACAGTGGCTGGAGAAGGAGCGCGCCACCCAGGCCGAGGTCCGCAAGGAGACCGTCCGCATCAAGAAGCGCGACGCGGAGCGCGACGAGTCCTGA
- a CDS encoding LysR family substrate-binding domain-containing protein produces MTDSADSLSFRLAYVPGVTPAKWARIWQERLPDTPLTLLQVTPAEASDLLREGAADAAFVRLPVDRTVFSAIPLYTETTVVVVPKDHVITAAEEITLDDLADEVVLHPLDDVLGWEQPPGEPAFERPATTEDAIELVAANIGVLVVPQSLARLHHRRDLTYRTVVDAPQSEVALSWPEEATTDLVEDFIGIVRGRTVNSTRGRAPQAAPAKERQPRKAQPGGGAPRKSVGGRTGGVKSGGAKSGGAKSGGAKSGGTKSGGGRRGTGGGKPRRRS; encoded by the coding sequence ATGACCGACTCGGCGGATTCCCTCTCGTTCCGGCTCGCGTACGTCCCCGGAGTGACGCCCGCCAAGTGGGCGCGGATCTGGCAGGAGCGCTTGCCCGACACGCCCCTCACCCTTCTCCAGGTGACCCCCGCCGAGGCCTCCGACCTCTTGCGCGAGGGCGCCGCCGACGCGGCCTTCGTGCGCCTCCCGGTCGACCGTACGGTGTTCAGCGCGATCCCCCTCTACACCGAGACGACCGTGGTCGTGGTCCCCAAGGACCACGTGATCACGGCGGCCGAGGAGATCACCCTGGACGACCTCGCCGACGAGGTGGTCCTGCACCCCCTCGACGACGTCCTCGGCTGGGAGCAGCCGCCCGGCGAGCCCGCCTTCGAGCGCCCCGCGACCACCGAGGACGCGATCGAGCTGGTCGCGGCGAACATCGGCGTCCTGGTCGTGCCCCAGTCCCTGGCGCGCCTGCACCACCGGCGCGATCTCACCTACCGCACGGTCGTCGACGCCCCGCAGTCGGAGGTCGCGCTCTCCTGGCCGGAGGAGGCGACCACCGACCTGGTCGAGGACTTCATCGGCATCGTCCGCGGCCGCACGGTCAACAGCACCCGGGGCCGTGCCCCGCAGGCCGCCCCGGCGAAGGAGCGGCAGCCGCGCAAGGCGCAGCCGGGCGGCGGCGCGCCCCGCAAGAGCGTCGGCGGCCGAACCGGGGGCGTGAAGAGCGGCGGTGCGAAGAGCGGCGGTGCGAAGAGCGGCGGTGCGAAGAGCGGGGGGACGAAGAGCGGCGGCGGCCGGCGTGGAACCGGCGGCGGCAAGCCCCGCCGCCGGTCGTAG
- a CDS encoding 2-amino-3,7-dideoxy-D-threo-hept-6-ulosonate synthase gives MLKTGKLLRLRRLSLAGDGRHLFVPLDHSVSDGPIVPADKWDDLLRALVDGGADGIIVHKGRARAFAPDILKHCALVVHLSASTACSADVHAKVLVADVEEALRLGADAVSVHVNIGSDTEAQQLADLGAVAGSCDAWGMPLIAMVYPRGPRIDDPRDPALLAHVANVAADLGADMVKTSVALPLERMAEVVANSPIPVLAAGGPPDDSDLVEYGTAVMASGCRGLAVGRRIFSSPSPYALVSRLSAVVHGGGGIAAEMSMTPTTSNYSTIVAGVA, from the coding sequence ATGCTGAAAACCGGCAAGTTATTGCGCTTAAGAAGACTTTCGCTGGCGGGGGATGGCCGGCATCTGTTCGTGCCGCTCGACCACAGCGTTTCGGACGGCCCGATCGTCCCCGCCGACAAGTGGGACGACCTGTTGCGCGCACTGGTGGACGGCGGGGCCGACGGGATCATCGTCCACAAGGGACGGGCCCGCGCCTTCGCCCCGGACATCCTCAAACACTGCGCCCTCGTGGTGCATCTGAGCGCCAGCACCGCCTGTTCCGCCGACGTCCACGCCAAGGTGCTGGTCGCCGACGTCGAAGAGGCGCTGCGGCTCGGCGCGGACGCGGTGAGCGTCCATGTGAACATCGGCTCGGACACCGAGGCCCAGCAGCTCGCCGACCTGGGGGCGGTGGCCGGTTCCTGCGACGCGTGGGGCATGCCGCTGATCGCGATGGTCTACCCTCGCGGCCCGCGGATCGACGACCCGCGCGACCCTGCCCTCCTCGCCCATGTGGCCAATGTCGCCGCGGACCTGGGCGCGGACATGGTGAAGACCTCCGTCGCGCTGCCACTGGAGCGGATGGCCGAGGTCGTGGCCAACAGCCCCATACCGGTCCTGGCGGCCGGCGGCCCGCCGGACGACTCCGACCTGGTCGAGTACGGCACCGCGGTGATGGCCTCCGGCTGCCGCGGACTGGCCGTCGGCCGCCGGATCTTCTCCTCGCCCTCTCCCTACGCACTGGTGTCCCGGCTCTCCGCGGTCGTGCACGGCGGGGGAGGGATCGCTGCCGAGATGAGCATGACCCCCACAACCAGCAACTACTCGACGATCGTGGCAGGTGTCGCATGA
- a CDS encoding cold-shock protein, giving the protein MVAGRVVRFDSQRGYGFIAPDDGGEDVFLHVNDMLMPESQVRRGIVVEFEIEDGERGPKASGVRLARGADGKPLAADDDVLCDVLSTEEFTRDVTEALLTSAPSLTGEQIVQVRAGLAQFAKNHGWVEG; this is encoded by the coding sequence ATGGTTGCTGGTCGTGTGGTGCGCTTCGACAGCCAGCGCGGTTACGGGTTCATCGCGCCCGACGACGGCGGGGAGGATGTATTCCTGCACGTCAACGACATGCTGATGCCCGAGTCGCAGGTGCGCCGGGGCATCGTGGTGGAGTTCGAGATCGAGGACGGCGAACGCGGTCCGAAGGCGTCCGGGGTGCGGCTCGCGCGGGGCGCGGACGGCAAGCCCCTCGCCGCCGACGACGACGTCCTGTGCGATGTGCTCAGCACGGAGGAGTTCACCCGGGACGTCACAGAGGCGCTGCTGACGTCGGCGCCCTCGCTCACCGGCGAGCAGATCGTCCAGGTGCGTGCCGGGCTGGCGCAGTTCGCGAAGAACCACGGCTGGGTCGAGGGCTGA
- a CDS encoding 3-dehydroquinate synthase II family protein, with protein sequence MRFAWIDLREVPRPQLQAVVDAAVHARMAGVLSADAELLATLPPTITRVLAADGPVAAVTTLAAKKPDDKATKDAAGAKGAKEAKPAGIDVLLRKFSTQDELDALATANRATGGSAAITPVAGFIGVRDDRTLRLSCSGAMALPYTVIHFADPTKIPLEIVLAAAESAEGKLVTVVDGLEEAAIVFDVLERGSDGILFTPRSADDVFALARLLEATTPQLELSTLTVESIRHVGLGDRVCVDTCSHFEEDEGILVGSYSSGFVLCCSETHPLPYMPTRPFRVNAGALHSYTLGPDNRTNYLSEVGSGSALLAVGADGRTRRVVVGRAKLESRPLLEIRTHAEDGRLVSLTVQDDWHVRVLGPGGKVLNVTELQAGDELLGYLAADKRHVGLPIGEFCKEV encoded by the coding sequence ATGAGGTTCGCGTGGATCGATCTCCGTGAAGTCCCCCGTCCGCAGCTGCAGGCGGTGGTGGACGCCGCCGTCCACGCCCGCATGGCGGGGGTGCTCTCCGCCGACGCGGAGCTGCTCGCAACGCTGCCCCCGACCATCACCCGGGTCCTGGCCGCCGACGGCCCGGTCGCGGCGGTCACGACGCTCGCCGCGAAGAAGCCCGACGACAAGGCGACGAAGGACGCGGCGGGCGCGAAGGGCGCCAAGGAGGCGAAGCCCGCCGGAATCGACGTCCTGTTGCGGAAGTTCAGCACCCAGGACGAGCTGGACGCCCTCGCCACGGCCAACCGCGCCACCGGCGGCAGCGCCGCCATCACCCCCGTCGCCGGCTTCATCGGCGTACGGGACGACCGCACCCTGCGGCTGTCGTGCTCGGGCGCCATGGCACTGCCCTACACCGTCATCCACTTCGCCGACCCGACCAAGATCCCCCTGGAGATCGTGCTCGCCGCCGCCGAGTCCGCCGAGGGCAAGCTGGTGACCGTCGTCGACGGTCTGGAAGAGGCCGCGATCGTCTTCGACGTGCTCGAACGCGGCTCGGACGGCATCCTGTTCACGCCCCGCAGCGCCGACGACGTCTTCGCGCTGGCCCGGTTGTTGGAGGCCACCACGCCCCAGCTGGAGCTGTCCACGCTGACCGTGGAGAGCATCCGACACGTCGGACTCGGCGACCGGGTCTGCGTGGACACCTGCTCGCACTTCGAGGAGGACGAGGGCATCCTCGTCGGCTCCTACTCCTCCGGGTTCGTGCTGTGCTGCAGCGAGACCCACCCGCTGCCCTACATGCCGACCAGGCCGTTCCGGGTCAACGCCGGCGCCCTGCACTCGTACACGCTCGGGCCCGACAACCGCACCAACTACCTCAGCGAGGTCGGCTCCGGCAGCGCCCTGCTGGCCGTCGGCGCCGACGGACGCACCCGACGGGTGGTGGTCGGCCGGGCGAAACTCGAGTCCCGCCCGCTCCTGGAGATCCGCACCCACGCCGAGGACGGCCGCCTGGTCAGCCTGACCGTGCAGGACGACTGGCACGTACGGGTGCTCGGCCCGGGCGGCAAGGTCCTCAACGTCACCGAGCTGCAGGCGGGTGACGAACTGCTCGGCTACCTGGCCGCGGACAAGCGCCATGTGGGCCTGCCCATCGGCGAGTTCTGCAAGGAGGTCTGA
- a CDS encoding DUF4132 domain-containing protein has product MGWVSAGDYEVALDDGKVVCRNAAGRRLKSVPPKIADDPAVVGLRQLTEWLERHERQCLAHVERWMVRSLPVPLAVLARVWPDPAWQAALRDLVVTGADGEVAGFLRDADPERGLGLVDLDGDTVRIAPDLVRLPHPVLLEDLEELREFAVELGVEQRAQQLFREVWQRPAALDAEGTAVEEYAGGVFKEQRFLHGRVTQLGHRVRGGHAVTSVLEDGRTVEARVWVGDYEGYEQAETGPLVFTDSAGRVLKLGRIGPVAWSEGMRMAAALYAGRDVEDEERAA; this is encoded by the coding sequence ATGGGGTGGGTGTCGGCCGGCGACTACGAAGTCGCTCTCGACGACGGCAAGGTGGTGTGCCGCAACGCGGCCGGGCGACGACTGAAGTCCGTGCCGCCCAAGATCGCCGACGATCCGGCGGTGGTGGGCCTGCGTCAGCTCACCGAGTGGCTGGAGCGGCACGAACGCCAGTGCCTGGCCCACGTGGAGCGCTGGATGGTGCGCTCGCTGCCGGTGCCGCTCGCCGTCCTCGCGCGGGTGTGGCCCGACCCCGCCTGGCAGGCCGCCCTGCGCGACCTCGTGGTCACCGGCGCCGACGGCGAGGTGGCCGGATTCCTGCGGGACGCCGACCCCGAGCGCGGCCTCGGCCTGGTCGACCTCGACGGCGACACCGTCCGCATCGCCCCGGACCTCGTCCGCCTCCCGCACCCCGTGCTCCTCGAAGACCTGGAGGAGCTGCGGGAGTTCGCCGTGGAACTCGGCGTGGAGCAGCGCGCCCAGCAGCTCTTCCGCGAGGTGTGGCAGCGACCCGCCGCGCTCGACGCCGAGGGCACCGCCGTCGAGGAGTACGCCGGCGGAGTGTTCAAGGAGCAGCGGTTCCTGCACGGCCGGGTCACCCAGCTCGGCCACCGTGTGCGCGGCGGCCACGCCGTCACCTCCGTCCTGGAGGATGGCCGCACCGTCGAGGCCCGCGTGTGGGTCGGCGACTACGAGGGTTACGAGCAGGCGGAAACCGGCCCCCTGGTGTTCACCGACTCCGCCGGTCGGGTGCTGAAGCTCGGCCGGATCGGGCCGGTGGCCTGGTCGGAAGGCATGCGCATGGCCGCCGCGCTGTACGCCGGGCGGGACGTCGAGGACGAGGAGCGGGCGGCATGA